The following proteins come from a genomic window of Crassostrea angulata isolate pt1a10 chromosome 1, ASM2561291v2, whole genome shotgun sequence:
- the LOC128175541 gene encoding cholecystokinin receptor type A-like produces the protein MAFVEDNTTGMDSNYTNEIDNRFSNISVYLNATGNISGNGRQLNRPIFISSGPLFDDVSDKYMTSVLLPSLVYVSFLLLVGIPGNLMVIYVYSLKWRANTSRVFILALGSYDFINCVTSLTTEIVLLSRFLNFDFPVWCKVSRFLSASINSGSTFILVAIATDRFLRICKIHKDPISVELARSLVFISGFFAVLTSWPVLLLYGSYTVIIPLKPPVFVKGKTCLVSDSMVETMYPLIFVIFLLSAHFLVDIVLIALYSFVGRVIYHQQAFRKSMIINSSIKNSTKPVNKSDGSNSNFTVDELEEHRPALKEAQPEKNNRVSIVFWKKLSLEYRRSKVQKNPSSQKKKVIKELKQSLKGHPSIDSNTAKSGSKFRAGRTTFMLFLVTVLFILSFLPYSVLVIVRYTDPGFYTRLTSGGKAVYNVFLRSYLLNSVVNPLVYCFVSKEFRSRCKDVIHSLVCCLRD, from the exons ATGGCTTTCGTTGAAG ataaCACCACAGGAATGGACTCCAATTATACAAATGAAATTGACAACCGTTTTAGTAACATCTCAGTCTATTTAAATGCAACTGGGAATATATCTGGAAATGGACGTCAATTAAATAGACCCATCTTCATTTCCTCTGGACCTTTGTTCGATGACGTAAGTGACAAATACATGACGTCAGTGTTGTTACCGTCACTTGTTTACGTGAGTTTTCTTCTCCTTGTTGGAATTCCAGGGAACCTGATGGTGATTTATGTGTACTCATTGAAATGGAGAGCCAACACGTCTCGTGTGTTCATCTTGGCCCTTGGATCGTACGATTTCATCAATTGTGTGACGTCACTGACAACGGAAATAGTGTTGCTTTCCCGATTCctgaattttgattttccaGTGTGGTGTAAGGTTTCTCGATTTTTGTCGGCCTCCATCAACAGCGGTTCAACGTTTATCCTCGTTGCTATCGCAACGGATCGCTTCTTAAGAATATGTAAAATCCACAAGGACCCTATTTCTGTAGAGCTGGCACGAAGCCTCGTTTTCATTTCTGGTTTCTTTGCGGTTCTTACGTCATGGCCGGTATTGTTGTTATATGGTTCATATACAGTGATTATTCCTCTAAAGCCGCCTGTCTTCGTTAAGGGTAAGACTTGCCTGGTATCGGACAGTATGGTGGAGACAATGTATCCATTGATATTTGTCATTTTCTTGCTGTCCGCTCATTTCTTGGTTGACATCGTACTGATTGCCCTGTACTCATTCGTGGGACGAGTTATCTATCACCAGCAAGCTTTCCGGAAGTCCATGATCATAAATAGCTCAATTAAAAACTCCACAAAACCAGTCAACAAATCAGACGGGTCTAACTCTAATTTTACTGTGGATGAATTAGAAGAACATCGTCCTGCCTTAAAAGAAGCACAACCCGAAAAAAACAACAGGGTATCTATCGTGTTTTGGAAGAAATTATCTCTTGAATATAGAAGGTCAAAAGTTCAAAAGAACCCTTCAAGCcaaaagaaaaaagtaataaaGGAACTCAAACAATCGTTAAAAGGCCACCCTTCGATCGATTCTAATACCGCCAAATCAGGCAGCAAGTTTCGCGCTGGGAGAACCACCTTCATGCTTTTTCTAGTGACCGTGTTGTTTATCCTGTCTTTTCTGCCCTACTCTGTTTTGGTGATCGTACGTTACACAGACCCAGGGTTCTACACCAGACTGACTTCCGGTGGTAAAGCGGTCTACAATGTATTCCTCCGCTCCTATCTGCTGAACTCTGTGGTGAATCCACTGGTTTACTGCTTCGTCAGTAAAGAATTCAGATCACGTTGTAAAGACGTCATTCACTCGTTAGTTTGCTGCCTCCGTGactaa
- the LOC128175568 gene encoding uncharacterized protein LOC128175568 has translation MAGGCPYLVCLLALVSPDDCFLSGDPCHFDATPVGSAFSGHSEVDLTTNPTCRSGRVEWHYTYPYLSVTFGGGGLPYTACIRPTYVDDGYQFYQVKDGQETPIHGPNQEQWWCQKSDHTGNHVTIKVKPKSTYYMDVFDFKMQ, from the exons ATGGCTGGGGGCTGTCCTTACTTAGTTTGCCTACTGGCCTTGGTCTCCCCCGATGATTGTTTCCTGTCTGGTGATCCTTGCCACTTTGATGCCACGCCCGTGGGTAGCGCATTTTCGGG TCACTCGGAAGTGGATCTGACCACTAACCCCACCTGCCGGTCTGGGAGGGTGGAATGGCACTACACGTACCCCTACCTGTCGGTGACGTTTGGCGGGGGTGGTCTCCCTTACACGGCCTGTATCAGACCCACCTACGTCGATGACGGGTACCAGTTCTACCAGGTCAAGGACGGACAGGAGACCCCCATACACGGACCCAATCAGG AGCAATGGTGGTGCCAAAAATCGGATCACACCGGAAACCACGTGACTATCAAGGTCAAACCAAAGTCAACATATTACATGGACGTGTTTGATTTCAAAATGCAGTGA